The genomic segment CGTCGTCTGCTTGAATCCATCCGCAAAGGCGAACGCGTTGATTTGGGCAACAACCGGTATTACGCACTGGCGCTTTCAGGCGCATCAGGGCGAGTGATGGTGCGCGACTGGATGGAGGGGCGTTTCGAGGATTTGGTGTGCAATATCGAGGCGTGGTTTGCCGATCTCGCCATTGTCGCTCGTGACGGCAGAGGGCAAGCTCATGATCCTAAGTTCATGGCGGTGTGCGGGGCATTAGTGCGCGAACTGAAGGACTTGCCCGCCCCTACCAGCGCTACATTATGGAAAGTTGCAGTGCAGCGGCTGCCCATCCCGCAACCGTTAATGGCGCAGGCACTGGCGCGATTCCGAACAGATCTGGTCGATAAAGACCAGCCCCCGTTCAACCACGCTCGCATGGGGTTTATAAAAGCCTATTTTGTTCGACTTCAACCTGGAGGTGCCCACGCCATGACCGCATATCTCAACTCCGATCATCCAGAGCCCGCCTATCACTGTGGACGGTTGTTGGCAGTGTTTTCTAACTTACAACGCGCCGCGCTTGGTGATGTAGGGGCAGGTGTCGTGCAACGTTATTATGCTGCTGCGAGCCAGACACCGGGACTGATTCTCGGACGCTTGACCAGCAATGCGCGTAACCACTTGGGCAAGCTCGAAGGCGGCTTGGCTTGGTGGTACGAAAATCAGATCGCGGATGTGATGGGGCACTTGGGCGATGGTGCGCCACGTATTCTTGACCTTAACGGCCAGGGTCTATTTGCTCTTGGTTACTACCAGCAACTTGCCGCGCTGCGGTCAGGCAAGAACAGCAACGAGACCGAACAAGGAGAAAACCAATGAGCGTCATTCAGAACCGGTATGAATTCCTCTATCTCTTCGACTGCGAAAACGGCAATCCGAACGGCGACCCCGATGCTGGGAACTCGCCACGCATTGACCCGGAAGACATGCACGGGCTGGTTTCCGACGTGGCCATCAAGCGGCGAGTGCGGAATTATATCCAGATTGCATTTGGCAATACCACGCCGAACGCCATCTTCGTAGAACACGCGACCAATCTAAACAAGCCTATTGCACTGGCTCACGAGAAGGCGAACGGTGGTGTTCCGAAAGATGGAGAATCTAATAAGGCACAGGTAAAAGGAGCGCGTGAGTGGCTATGTAGCAACTTCTTCGACATCCGGACATTCGGTGCAGTTCTCGCTACTGGCCCGAATGCCGGGCAAGTGCGAGGCCCGGTGCAGGTGGCCTTTTCTCGCTCCGTTGATCCAATAATTCCGCTTGATCTTTCTATTACACGAGTCGCGAAAACTCCGACGGGAAAAGAGATTAAATCAGACGCGAGTTACGAGAAACACGTTGAGTGGGAAGCTGCGCAGCCGGAAGATTCCCTCCGCACCATGGGTCGCAAGGCCCTCATCCCCTACGGCCTCTATATTGCCAAAGGGTTCGTGTCTGCCAATCTCGCTCAGGGAACCCTATTTTCAGACGACGATCTCATTCATCTGTGGGAGGCTCTGGCAGGCATGTGGGATCACGACCGTTCTGCCTCCAAAGGCATGATGTCCAACCGGGGGCTGTATGTGTTTAAGCATGTGGGCACGGACAACAATGTCGAACAGCGTAAGCGTCAAGCCATGCTTGGCTGTGCCCCTGCACAAGCGTTATTAGACCTCGGCCGCGTCATCGACGTGAAGCGCAATGAATCGGCGATGAAAGAAGACAAGATTGGAAGCCCTCGCAAGTTTGCGCATTACACAGTAACAACGAATACGGCCAACCTGCCGAAAGGTGTGGAGTTATGGGGGTGGGATGACAGCGTGGGTAAGCTTGCGAAGCTATCGTAGGCTAAATGATGTCGCAGGATGACGCTGATTGGGAGTTGATCCCTATTTCCGCGCTGAATCACTATGCCTACTGCCCTCGGAGATGTGCGTTGATTCATGTGGAGCAGACATACTCTGAAAACGTGTTTACCATGCGCGGTCACGACCTTCATGAACGAACCGACCAGGAAGGGGCAAGTGGTTGGGAGGAGGGCGTACGAGTGGAGCGTGCCTTACCGCTCTGTTCCAAACGATTAGGTTTGATTGGAAAAGCTGATGTCGTCGAATTTCACGGAGCGATTCCCTATCCTGTCGAATACAAATCTGGACCGAACCGGCGATACGAAAATGATGACGTGCAGCTTTGCGCTCAAGCACTGTGTCTAGAGGAAATGCTAGGCAAAAATGTTGAGCGAGGCGCCATCTTTCATCACAAGTCCAGAAGACGACGTGAAGTATTATTCACTCCGGCATTGCGAACTCGGGTGGAAGAAATCGTGACGGCGATTCGATCTATGCTAGTTGACAGGATTCTTCCCTCTCCAGTGAATGACCAACGTTGTGAACACTGTTCCCTACGTGAGGCCTGCATGCCGGCCGTGATTGGCGAACGGCAACGCGCAGAGGCGTTGATCCGTCACCTGTTTGTTCCGCAAGACCCGCGCTGAGTCTCCGATGCATCAATTGCTGAATACGCTCTATCTGACGACCGAAGGCGCTTATCTCCGGCTCGATCACGACACGCTCCGAATCGAGGTCGAGCGGGAAACCAAACTACAGGTGCCGATCCATCACCTGGGCGGTATCGTCTGTTTCGGCGACGTGTTGGTAAGTCCGGCGGCGCTGGCGCGCTGCGCTCAGGACGGCCGGTTTGTCGTGTTTCTCGACCGGAACGGCCGCTTTCAGGCGCGTGTGGAGGGGCCGGTTTCCGGCAATGTGTTGCTGCGCTGTGCCCAATATGCGGCCATGCGCGATCAAGCGACCACGCTGACCATCGCCCGCAATGTGGTGGGAGGAAAAATTCAGAATAGCCGGCAGATTGTGTTGCGGGCCGCCCGAGAAACCGATCAGCCGGACGACGGCAACGCTTTACGCCAGACCGCCGAGGCTCTCGCCAACGTGCTCGGTCGTGTGCCGCTTTCCGAAGACCTTGACCACCTGCGCGGGCTCGAAGGGGAAGCGGCGCGACACTACTTCTCAACGTTCGATCGCATGGTTCGAGAAGATCACCCCACCTTCACCATGAATGGCCGGAACCGGCGCCCGCCGACCGATCCCGTGAATGCCCTGCTGTCGTTTCTCTATGCCCTCTTGATGAACGATTGTGTTGCGGCGCTGGAAGGAGTCGGCCTCGATCCGCAAATGGGGTTTCTGCATGCGTTGCGTCCAGGCCGGGCAGCCTTGGCCTTAGACTTGATGGAAGAGTTGCGGAGTGTTTTTGCCGATCGACTCGCACTCACGTTGATCAACCGCAAGCAGGTAGCGGCCAATCAATTTCATGCGCGACCGGGCGGGGCAGTGCACCTGGAGGATGCCGCCCGCAAAGAGGTCATCGTCGCCTATCAAAAACGTAAACAAGAAGAGATCACGCACCCGGTGTTGAATCAAAAGATGCCGTTAGGTTTGGTTCCGCATGTGCAGGCTCGTCTTCTGGCCCGCGTGCTGCGAGGAGACCTTGAGGCCTATCCGCCGTTTTTGTATCGGTAGGAGGGTGGCATGAATATGTTGATCGCCTATGACGTGGCAACAGAGTCAACTGGCGGGCGGAGGCGCCTGCGGAAAATTGCGCAGGCCTGTCAGGATTTCGGGCAACGAGTACAGAAATCGGTGTTCGAATGCACGGTCAATGAGATGCAATTTGAAGAACTCCTTCGGCGTCTTCTCGAAATTATCGATGAGAAAGAAGACAGTTTGCGGGTGTATCGATTAGTCGAGCCCAAAGAAAAGTATGTGCAGGTGTTTGGTGTGGACACGTCAGTCGATTTTGATGAGCCACTGGTGTTGTAAACGCGAACCAGCAGCGCTGCTCAATAGGGCGTGGGATCGCGCAGGCGAGAAGGTTACGAATTAAAAGGAGAATTTCTCAGGTGACACGAAACCATTGTCGCCGATTCCAAATGATTCCATCAGGTTCGCGCCAAGTCGAGGTAAACCTGGCTGGAAATCATAGGTTTTTGTTAGCGCGGTAGCGCCCGTCCTTAGTGACGGGCGAGGATTGAAACACTAAGTCATCATGTTGTGCTTCTAACTCCTTCACCGTAGCGCCCGTCCTTAGTGACGGGCGAGGATTGAAACATGGGGCTGCTCAAGCTGATGCCGGAGCTGAACTGTAGCGCCCGTCCTTAGTGACGGGCGAGGATTGAAACGTCAACGAGGGGAGCTCGCCGTCTGGCGCATCTGGGTAGCGCCCGTCCTTAGTGACGGGCGAGGATTGAAACCCCTTTTTCGTAGCAATCCCGAAAGGGAGTCTTGTAGCGCCCGTCCTTAGTGACGGGCGAGGATTGAAACAGACTCACACATCTATATCGATCACGCGCATGTCG from the Nitrospira sp. genome contains:
- the cas7c gene encoding type I-C CRISPR-associated protein Cas7/Csd2, which produces MSVIQNRYEFLYLFDCENGNPNGDPDAGNSPRIDPEDMHGLVSDVAIKRRVRNYIQIAFGNTTPNAIFVEHATNLNKPIALAHEKANGGVPKDGESNKAQVKGAREWLCSNFFDIRTFGAVLATGPNAGQVRGPVQVAFSRSVDPIIPLDLSITRVAKTPTGKEIKSDASYEKHVEWEAAQPEDSLRTMGRKALIPYGLYIAKGFVSANLAQGTLFSDDDLIHLWEALAGMWDHDRSASKGMMSNRGLYVFKHVGTDNNVEQRKRQAMLGCAPAQALLDLGRVIDVKRNESAMKEDKIGSPRKFAHYTVTTNTANLPKGVELWGWDDSVGKLAKLS
- the cas4 gene encoding CRISPR-associated protein Cas4, with product MMSQDDADWELIPISALNHYAYCPRRCALIHVEQTYSENVFTMRGHDLHERTDQEGASGWEEGVRVERALPLCSKRLGLIGKADVVEFHGAIPYPVEYKSGPNRRYENDDVQLCAQALCLEEMLGKNVERGAIFHHKSRRRREVLFTPALRTRVEEIVTAIRSMLVDRILPSPVNDQRCEHCSLREACMPAVIGERQRAEALIRHLFVPQDPR
- the cas1c gene encoding type I-C CRISPR-associated endonuclease Cas1 translates to MHQLLNTLYLTTEGAYLRLDHDTLRIEVERETKLQVPIHHLGGIVCFGDVLVSPAALARCAQDGRFVVFLDRNGRFQARVEGPVSGNVLLRCAQYAAMRDQATTLTIARNVVGGKIQNSRQIVLRAARETDQPDDGNALRQTAEALANVLGRVPLSEDLDHLRGLEGEAARHYFSTFDRMVREDHPTFTMNGRNRRPPTDPVNALLSFLYALLMNDCVAALEGVGLDPQMGFLHALRPGRAALALDLMEELRSVFADRLALTLINRKQVAANQFHARPGGAVHLEDAARKEVIVAYQKRKQEEITHPVLNQKMPLGLVPHVQARLLARVLRGDLEAYPPFLYR
- the cas2 gene encoding CRISPR-associated endonuclease Cas2; protein product: MNMLIAYDVATESTGGRRRLRKIAQACQDFGQRVQKSVFECTVNEMQFEELLRRLLEIIDEKEDSLRVYRLVEPKEKYVQVFGVDTSVDFDEPLVL